A region from the Gemmatimonas aurantiaca genome encodes:
- a CDS encoding MbnH family di-heme enzyme: MRRGGASIAALLLLLGAVITTSVITTATTAPTRGGGGAVAPFVWDIPAPFPRPPVPHDNPMSSHTVELGRHLFYDTRLSGNGRQSCATCHRQELAFTDGRARAVGSTGMMHPRGSMSLANIGYAPALTWADPRVTALEEQALVPMFGTSPVELGLDPDGASLLQRVRADDVYQRLFAQAFPADSAPFSVTNIVRALGAFERTLVSMRSPYDRYRYGRDRNAISESAKRGEMIFFSGQRGGCFQCHGGWNFSGAVRYDGDTTVSAGFFNTGLYNVAGAVSYPSSNTGLHAITGRIEDVGRFRAPTLRNIAVTAPYMHDGSIATLEAVVDHYAAGGRTIASGPQAGVGRDNRYKSPSVHGFVLTGTDRQDLVAFLEALTDSVFLRNPAFANPWPHEP; encoded by the coding sequence ATGCGACGCGGCGGCGCATCCATCGCGGCATTGCTGCTGCTGCTCGGGGCCGTGATCACGACATCGGTGATCACGACCGCGACGACGGCACCCACCCGAGGTGGCGGTGGGGCCGTCGCTCCGTTCGTATGGGACATTCCAGCACCGTTTCCACGCCCGCCCGTGCCGCACGACAATCCGATGTCGTCGCACACGGTGGAACTCGGCCGACATCTGTTCTACGACACGAGACTGTCGGGAAACGGTCGTCAGTCCTGCGCCACCTGTCATCGCCAGGAGCTGGCATTCACCGATGGACGCGCACGTGCCGTCGGATCGACGGGGATGATGCACCCGCGAGGCAGCATGAGCCTCGCGAACATCGGCTATGCACCGGCGCTGACATGGGCCGATCCCCGCGTCACGGCACTCGAGGAACAGGCGCTGGTGCCGATGTTCGGTACGAGTCCAGTGGAGCTCGGACTCGATCCCGACGGTGCATCGCTGCTGCAGCGTGTGCGTGCGGACGACGTCTATCAGCGATTGTTCGCGCAGGCGTTTCCCGCGGACTCCGCACCATTCAGCGTGACGAACATCGTCCGCGCGCTGGGCGCGTTCGAACGCACACTCGTCTCGATGCGATCTCCATACGATCGCTATCGATATGGTCGTGATCGCAATGCCATTTCCGAATCGGCCAAGCGTGGGGAGATGATCTTCTTCTCCGGCCAGCGTGGTGGATGTTTCCAGTGTCATGGCGGCTGGAATTTCAGTGGGGCCGTTCGTTATGACGGTGATACCACGGTGAGTGCCGGGTTCTTCAATACCGGACTCTACAACGTGGCCGGAGCGGTGTCGTATCCCTCGTCCAATACCGGATTGCATGCCATCACGGGGCGTATCGAGGATGTGGGCCGTTTTCGCGCACCCACGCTGCGCAACATCGCGGTCACGGCGCCATACATGCATGACGGCAGCATTGCCACGCTCGAGGCCGTCGTCGATCACTATGCGGCCGGTGGACGCACGATTGCCTCCGGACCTCAGGCGGGTGTCGGTCGCGACAATCGTTACAAGAGTCCATCGGTGCACGGATTCGTGCTGACGGGTACCGATCGACAGGATCTCGTGGCCTTCCTGGAAGCACTCACCGACTCCGTATTTTTGCGGAACCCCGCCTTCGCGAATCCCTGGCCTCACGAACCCTAG
- a CDS encoding DUF2306 domain-containing protein, which yields MTRSTQQAPSPSARWLTISATAWTAVALTSQLFFASYITGLYGGGAARGRLAQSLDTVMPRGHVEGDTAGNAVLVTHLIMAVVLIAAGGVQLLPIVRRRMPRLHRWSGRLFAAMASLLAMSGLYLVWVRGGAAGDIGNHLGVSANAVVILGGAFMTVRTARQRRFSVHRKWALRLYLAANGVWFFRIGLMLWLVIHQRPVGFDPHTFTGPFLTTLAFAQFLLPLAVLEGYLRAREHQQVMKQWTMAGILTLCTVATAIGSVGAALMMWWPRL from the coding sequence ATGACTCGTTCGACCCAACAGGCACCATCGCCATCCGCACGATGGCTGACCATCTCGGCGACCGCATGGACCGCCGTGGCACTCACCAGTCAGTTGTTCTTCGCCTCCTACATCACCGGCCTGTATGGCGGAGGGGCGGCAAGGGGACGTCTGGCACAATCGCTCGATACGGTGATGCCGCGTGGTCATGTGGAAGGCGACACCGCGGGAAACGCCGTACTCGTCACGCATCTGATCATGGCGGTCGTGCTGATCGCCGCCGGCGGCGTGCAATTGCTTCCCATCGTCAGGCGGCGAATGCCCCGTCTGCACCGCTGGAGCGGTCGCCTGTTCGCGGCCATGGCATCACTGCTGGCCATGAGCGGACTCTATCTCGTCTGGGTGCGTGGCGGTGCCGCAGGTGACATCGGCAACCACCTCGGCGTGAGTGCCAACGCGGTGGTGATCCTCGGTGGTGCCTTCATGACGGTGCGTACGGCGCGGCAGCGGCGGTTCAGCGTACACCGGAAATGGGCGCTGCGTCTGTATCTGGCCGCGAATGGGGTCTGGTTCTTCCGCATCGGTCTGATGCTGTGGCTCGTCATCCATCAACGGCCCGTGGGCTTCGATCCGCACACGTTCACCGGACCATTTCTGACGACACTGGCTTTTGCGCAATTCCTGCTGCCCCTTGCGGTACTCGAAGGCTACCTGCGTGCCCGCGAGCACCAGCAGGTCATGAAGCAGTGGACCATGGCGGGCATACTGACGCTGTGTACGGTGGCCACCGCCATCGGCAGCGTCGGCGCGGCCCTCATGATGTGGTGGCCGCGCCTCTGA
- a CDS encoding AraC family transcriptional regulator — protein MSRTPIPPLPPLLSSATMSVGYTEGVLEYAVERGCHRTRLLHAAGIDAVALTHPDHRIPLAAYLRLVRQASAMTGDSALALHWGAAVACAQVSVVGAIGSASGTVADAFVQLNRFARLSFDFGEAPDVDRYRIERVEEGIWMFDTRPHVDSTRELTESTFARFAVGMRLRASHPVLRAVHFSYDAPSHAQEYADVFQVPVTFGTDRNALLLDPAWWDHPLQATPRTTHRILASHADAQLAALQRTRSCRGRVEAVVRPLLAEGAVSMPAVASALSMSRQTLLRNLKAEGTTFAEVVAGLRESLALHYLAEQKATVQQTAALLGFSEAAAFSRAFKRWTGKSPRAFVDDARDDMRDGTRPDRASARA, from the coding sequence ATGTCTCGCACGCCGATCCCTCCGCTTCCCCCGCTGCTCTCCTCGGCCACGATGTCGGTGGGTTATACCGAAGGGGTCCTCGAGTATGCCGTCGAACGAGGGTGTCATCGTACCCGGTTGTTGCATGCCGCCGGTATCGATGCTGTCGCTCTGACCCATCCTGATCACCGCATTCCGTTGGCGGCCTACCTCCGGCTGGTGCGTCAGGCGAGCGCGATGACGGGCGATTCCGCGCTGGCGCTGCATTGGGGCGCTGCGGTGGCGTGCGCGCAGGTCTCCGTCGTGGGCGCCATCGGCAGTGCTTCGGGCACCGTGGCCGACGCGTTCGTGCAGCTCAATCGGTTTGCGCGCCTTTCCTTCGATTTTGGTGAGGCGCCGGACGTGGACCGGTACCGGATCGAACGCGTGGAGGAGGGCATCTGGATGTTCGACACACGTCCGCATGTCGACAGTACGCGCGAACTCACCGAGTCGACCTTCGCCCGGTTTGCCGTGGGCATGCGACTGCGTGCCAGCCACCCCGTTTTGCGGGCCGTGCATTTCAGCTATGACGCACCGTCACACGCGCAGGAGTATGCCGATGTCTTCCAGGTGCCAGTGACATTCGGCACCGATCGCAACGCGCTGCTACTCGATCCGGCGTGGTGGGATCATCCTCTCCAGGCCACGCCACGCACCACGCACCGCATTCTCGCGTCTCATGCCGATGCGCAGCTGGCCGCCCTGCAGCGCACCCGAAGTTGCCGGGGGCGTGTCGAAGCCGTGGTGCGTCCGTTGCTCGCCGAAGGTGCCGTGAGCATGCCGGCCGTGGCCAGTGCGCTGTCCATGAGTCGGCAGACGTTGCTGCGCAATCTCAAAGCGGAGGGTACCACGTTTGCCGAGGTGGTCGCGGGGTTGCGTGAGTCTCTCGCGTTGCACTATCTCGCGGAGCAGAAGGCGACGGTGCAGCAGACCGCGGCGTTGCTGGGTTTTTCGGAAGCCGCCGCATTTTCCCGTGCCTTCAAACGTTGGACGGGGAAGAGTCCACGTGCATTCGTTGACGATGCGCGCGACGATATGCGTGATGGTACGCGCCCGGACCGGGCCTCTGCACGCGCGTGA
- a CDS encoding SRPBCC family protein, whose amino-acid sequence MSNANRIEKRVTLNAPVSRVWRALTDTREFGEWFGIRLTGAFVVGQTVSGTFDERLSADAVLEFQESLGLTPSPVDIPEAPTVFCTVQAIEPEHYFSFRWVPFGIDAGVDPATEPTTLVEFTLEPVVGGTQLTIVESGFDQVPAHRRERAFRMNEAGWSGQAENVKRYVEDL is encoded by the coding sequence ATGAGCAATGCGAATCGGATCGAGAAGCGGGTGACATTGAACGCCCCCGTTTCGCGGGTATGGCGCGCGCTCACCGATACCCGGGAATTCGGCGAGTGGTTCGGGATCCGGCTGACGGGCGCGTTCGTGGTGGGCCAGACGGTGTCCGGCACCTTCGATGAACGACTGAGTGCCGATGCCGTGCTCGAGTTTCAGGAGAGCCTCGGCCTCACGCCATCACCGGTGGACATCCCGGAGGCGCCCACCGTCTTCTGCACCGTGCAGGCCATCGAGCCGGAGCATTACTTCAGCTTTCGATGGGTCCCCTTTGGTATCGATGCCGGGGTCGATCCGGCCACCGAGCCCACCACACTCGTCGAGTTCACGCTCGAGCCGGTGGTGGGTGGCACCCAACTCACCATCGTCGAATCCGGATTCGATCAGGTTCCGGCCCATCGTCGCGAACGGGCGTTCCGCATGAACGAAGCCGGCTGGAGCGGACAGGCCGAAAACGTGAAGCGGTATGTCGAAGATCTCTGA
- a CDS encoding nitroreductase, with amino-acid sequence MNVSAAIAARRSIRAFTDRVITREELEPLFHDANLAPNHRLTQPWRFYVLGPEARAAYGLALGHRKARKATDETDAQRIRQETSDAHRAWPGMIVVSMTLNENPEIREEDYAATLMAVENLCLSAVAHGLGTHIRTGAIMDDPAARAAAGVPEGERIVAVLTVGEPLEMPAPKTRRPATELTHWRD; translated from the coding sequence GTGAACGTTTCCGCTGCCATCGCCGCCCGTCGCTCCATTCGTGCCTTCACCGACCGCGTCATCACACGTGAGGAGCTCGAGCCGCTTTTTCACGACGCCAATCTGGCGCCCAATCATCGGCTGACCCAGCCGTGGCGGTTTTACGTCCTCGGCCCCGAAGCGCGCGCGGCATACGGGCTCGCGCTCGGTCATCGCAAAGCCAGGAAGGCCACCGACGAGACGGATGCCCAGCGCATCCGTCAGGAAACCAGTGACGCGCATCGCGCCTGGCCGGGCATGATCGTCGTGTCCATGACGCTCAACGAGAATCCCGAGATCCGTGAGGAAGACTACGCCGCCACGCTGATGGCCGTGGAGAACCTCTGCCTTTCCGCCGTGGCCCACGGACTCGGCACGCACATCCGCACCGGAGCCATCATGGACGACCCCGCGGCGCGTGCTGCGGCCGGCGTTCCCGAGGGCGAACGCATCGTGGCCGTGCTCACCGTGGGCGAACCGCTCGAAATGCCCGCCCCCAAAACCCGTCGTCCGGCCACCGAGCTCACTCACTGGCGGGACTGA
- the aqpZ gene encoding aquaporin Z, translating into MKQYGAEFVGTFWLVLGGCGSAVLAAAFPNVGIGLLGVALAFGLTVLTMAFAIGHISGCHLNPAVSIGLCVAGRFPAAKLVPYIVAQVLGAIAAGGVLYVIASGNPAFDVSAGFASNGFGEHSPGGYSMVAALVSEVVMTAFFLIIILGATDKRAPSGFAPIAIGLGLTIIHLVSIPVTNTSVNPARSTGVAVFVGGWAVAQLWLFWVAPIVGGALGAVVYRAIGEETT; encoded by the coding sequence ATGAAGCAGTACGGTGCAGAGTTCGTCGGGACGTTCTGGCTGGTGCTTGGTGGCTGTGGCAGTGCGGTGCTCGCAGCGGCGTTCCCGAATGTCGGGATCGGACTGCTCGGTGTGGCCCTGGCGTTCGGACTCACGGTGCTCACGATGGCCTTTGCCATCGGACACATCTCGGGGTGTCATCTCAACCCCGCCGTATCGATCGGCCTCTGTGTTGCAGGACGTTTCCCCGCCGCGAAGCTCGTGCCGTACATCGTGGCGCAGGTCCTGGGCGCGATCGCAGCCGGTGGTGTGTTGTATGTCATCGCCAGCGGCAATCCCGCCTTCGATGTGTCGGCGGGATTTGCATCGAACGGATTCGGGGAGCACTCGCCGGGTGGTTATTCCATGGTGGCGGCGCTCGTGAGCGAGGTGGTGATGACGGCGTTCTTCCTCATCATCATTCTGGGGGCCACCGACAAGCGCGCACCGAGCGGTTTTGCGCCGATCGCGATCGGCCTGGGACTCACGATCATTCACCTCGTCAGCATTCCGGTCACCAATACGTCGGTGAACCCGGCACGCAGCACCGGTGTGGCGGTATTCGTGGGAGGATGGGCGGTGGCGCAGCTCTGGTTGTTCTGGGTGGCGCCGATCGTCGGGGGTGCTCTCGGCGCGGTGGTCTATCGCGCGATCGGAGAGGAGACGACCTGA
- a CDS encoding DinB family protein: protein MSSTAVLSPADLLAHWQGQRRLTRRVIEAFPEEQLLTYSVGGMRPFAALAGEMLSIAVPMMREIVTGESQPYEGTAPTSKADLLARWDAATGELDTWFAKLQPERFGEIVTLFGQFTYPVWSQLFYAIDNETHHRGQGYVYLRALGIEPPPFWER from the coding sequence ATGTCCTCCACCGCCGTTCTCTCGCCCGCCGATCTTCTCGCCCACTGGCAGGGTCAGCGCCGACTCACCCGGCGTGTCATCGAAGCCTTTCCGGAAGAGCAGCTCCTGACCTACTCGGTGGGAGGGATGCGGCCTTTTGCGGCGCTGGCGGGTGAAATGCTGTCGATCGCCGTGCCCATGATGCGGGAGATCGTCACCGGCGAGTCGCAGCCCTATGAAGGCACCGCGCCGACCTCCAAGGCCGATCTGCTGGCCCGCTGGGATGCCGCCACCGGTGAGCTCGATACGTGGTTCGCGAAGCTCCAGCCGGAGCGTTTCGGCGAGATCGTGACGCTCTTCGGCCAGTTCACCTACCCGGTGTGGAGTCAGCTCTTCTACGCGATCGACAACGAGACGCACCATCGTGGTCAGGGCTACGTGTACCTGCGGGCGCTGGGCATCGAGCCGCCGCCATTCTGGGAGCGGTAA
- a CDS encoding metalloregulator ArsR/SmtB family transcription factor: MSKISDSTVEEIFFALGDRHRLSVVRALRARGALSATVLADDATVTRQAIVKHLQVLERAGLVTHQRRGREVLYALDVRRLDDARHFLDGISAGWDRAIARLRRLVEPPVID, from the coding sequence ATGTCGAAGATCTCTGACAGCACCGTCGAGGAGATCTTCTTCGCGCTCGGCGATCGTCACCGGCTGTCGGTGGTGCGCGCCCTCCGGGCCCGTGGCGCGCTGTCGGCCACCGTGCTGGCCGACGATGCCACGGTGACGCGACAGGCCATCGTGAAACACCTGCAGGTCCTCGAGCGCGCGGGACTCGTCACCCATCAGCGCCGGGGACGGGAAGTGCTCTACGCCCTCGACGTGCGCCGCCTCGACGACGCACGTCATTTTCTCGATGGCATCTCCGCCGGATGGGATCGTGCCATCGCCCGATTGCGGCGGCTCGTGGAGCCGCCGGTCATCGATTGA
- a CDS encoding CocE/NonD family hydrolase, translating into MTGLSRIFRAATARVAAFVVAFVLAAPISAQPVDSTWIKANYRKVEARIPMRDGVKLFTSIYIPRDTMGKRFPLLMTRTPYSAQPYGEAIRASLGPSSNPRFAREGFVFITQDVRGRYLSEGNFTSMTPHLPNKKPGDVDESTDTYDTIEWLLKNVTPNNGRVGIYGGSWPGFYATASCIDAHPALVACSPQAPMTDIWMGDDNFHNGAFLLAHNFTFFYRFGRPDGSPPGVERGARLNIGPDAYQYYLNLGPVGPAARKIMPRDSAPVWYEFIPHVTYDEYNQARDISRFVKNMKPAMLIVGGLFDTEDLQGPWRTWRGVERLSPQNNAKIIVGPWSHGGWGRGDANSLGVQRFGSASLGTYFRDSVEFPFFLHHLKGGPDPKLAEATVFETGTNVWRQYEQFPPAGAVKRSLYFHPGGKLSFSPPAVASGAAAYDSYVSDPMKPVPTTDRIEGQGMPRDYIVADQRYASRRPDVLTYVSDVLTEDITITGPVAPRLHVATSGTDADFMVKLIDVLPADAKNLADDEPGFVRAGAQLLIRGEPFRARYRRSWQKPVPFTPNVADSLAFEMPDVNHTFLKGHRIMVQVQSTWFPFIDRNPQTFVPDIFEAKPSDYKAATMRVYHVPGRASRVDVKTAR; encoded by the coding sequence ATGACTGGACTCTCCCGTATCTTCCGGGCGGCGACCGCGCGTGTCGCCGCTTTCGTCGTCGCCTTCGTCCTCGCCGCGCCGATATCGGCCCAGCCTGTCGACTCCACCTGGATCAAGGCCAACTATCGCAAGGTGGAGGCGCGCATCCCGATGCGTGATGGCGTGAAGCTCTTCACGTCCATCTACATCCCGCGCGATACGATGGGCAAGCGTTTCCCGCTGCTCATGACGCGCACGCCATACAGCGCGCAGCCCTATGGCGAGGCCATCCGCGCGTCGCTCGGGCCCAGCAGCAACCCACGGTTCGCGCGCGAGGGGTTCGTGTTCATCACCCAGGATGTGCGCGGGCGCTATCTCTCCGAAGGCAATTTCACCAGCATGACGCCCCATCTCCCGAACAAGAAGCCGGGCGATGTGGACGAGAGCACGGACACGTACGACACCATCGAGTGGCTGCTCAAGAACGTGACGCCGAACAACGGCCGCGTCGGCATCTACGGCGGTTCGTGGCCCGGCTTCTATGCGACCGCGAGCTGCATCGACGCACATCCGGCCCTGGTGGCCTGTTCACCGCAGGCGCCCATGACGGACATCTGGATGGGCGACGACAATTTTCACAATGGCGCATTCCTGCTCGCGCACAACTTCACGTTCTTCTACCGCTTCGGTCGTCCCGATGGAAGTCCGCCGGGTGTGGAACGGGGCGCCCGTCTCAATATCGGGCCGGATGCCTATCAGTACTATCTGAATCTCGGTCCGGTCGGCCCGGCGGCGCGCAAGATCATGCCGCGCGACTCGGCGCCGGTGTGGTACGAGTTCATCCCGCATGTCACGTACGACGAGTACAACCAGGCACGCGACATCAGCCGCTTCGTGAAGAACATGAAGCCGGCCATGCTGATCGTGGGAGGGCTGTTCGACACCGAGGATCTGCAGGGCCCCTGGCGCACCTGGCGGGGGGTGGAGCGTCTGTCGCCCCAGAACAACGCGAAGATCATCGTCGGGCCGTGGTCGCACGGGGGCTGGGGACGTGGTGATGCGAACTCCCTCGGTGTGCAGCGCTTCGGCTCGGCGTCGCTGGGGACGTATTTCCGCGACTCGGTGGAGTTTCCGTTCTTCCTGCATCACCTGAAGGGCGGTCCCGATCCGAAGCTCGCGGAGGCGACGGTCTTCGAGACAGGCACGAACGTCTGGCGTCAGTACGAACAGTTCCCGCCGGCCGGTGCGGTGAAGCGCTCGCTGTACTTCCATCCGGGCGGCAAGCTGTCGTTCTCACCACCTGCGGTGGCGTCGGGCGCGGCAGCGTACGACAGCTACGTGAGCGATCCCATGAAGCCCGTGCCGACGACGGACCGTATCGAGGGCCAGGGCATGCCGCGCGACTACATCGTGGCCGATCAGCGATATGCGTCGCGTCGCCCCGACGTTCTCACGTACGTGAGCGATGTGCTGACCGAAGACATCACCATCACGGGTCCGGTGGCTCCGCGTCTGCATGTGGCCACGAGCGGCACCGATGCCGACTTCATGGTCAAGCTCATCGACGTGTTGCCGGCCGATGCGAAGAATCTCGCGGATGACGAACCCGGGTTCGTGAGGGCGGGAGCGCAACTGCTCATTCGTGGTGAGCCCTTCCGCGCGCGCTATCGCCGGAGCTGGCAGAAGCCGGTCCCGTTCACACCGAATGTGGCGGACTCCCTGGCGTTCGAGATGCCCGATGTGAATCACACGTTCCTGAAGGGCCATCGCATCATGGTGCAGGTCCAGAGCACGTGGTTCCCGTTCATCGACCGCAATCCGCAGACCTTCGTGCCCGACATCTTCGAGGCGAAGCCGTCCGACTACAAGGCGGCGACGATGCGGGTGTATCATGTGCCCGGACGGGCGTCGCGTGTCGACGTGAAGACCGCGCGGTGA
- a CDS encoding LysR family transcriptional regulator: protein MDSILLRAFLETADAGSLSRAARQLGLSQPSLTGQIQRLEQELATSLFTRHGRGMALTEAGKTLYPRARRILEVMRETEDVVRREGAESHGVLRVGVIPTIAPYVLPDALRRWRARGDARGDADRVELREDYSAVLAKLLLDGMLDVVIAAQPYHFDHMDIESLGVDQLLVAVPAQHPAARAGRITLAQLREAPAVTLDPAHCLGEQVAGFCSSQQVQPSVVCRSAQLATVLELVGTGVGVSIVPAIAAVRHNTPQCAYVPLTDHSLQREIVAVWRRGASRPLHAQTFVECVRDVVRGW from the coding sequence ATGGATTCGATCCTTTTACGCGCGTTTCTCGAGACGGCTGATGCGGGAAGTCTGAGCCGCGCCGCCCGTCAGCTTGGCTTGTCCCAGCCTTCCCTCACCGGACAGATCCAGCGGCTCGAACAGGAGCTGGCAACATCGTTGTTCACGCGTCATGGCCGCGGGATGGCGCTCACGGAGGCCGGAAAGACGCTCTACCCCCGGGCGCGCCGCATTCTCGAAGTGATGCGGGAAACCGAGGACGTGGTGCGGCGGGAGGGCGCCGAATCGCACGGGGTGCTCAGGGTGGGAGTGATTCCGACCATCGCGCCCTATGTGCTGCCGGACGCGCTACGGCGCTGGCGCGCGCGTGGTGACGCGCGTGGCGATGCGGACCGGGTGGAATTGCGGGAGGACTACAGCGCCGTGCTGGCGAAGTTGTTGCTCGACGGCATGCTCGACGTGGTGATCGCCGCCCAGCCGTATCACTTCGATCACATGGACATCGAGTCGCTCGGTGTCGATCAGTTGCTGGTGGCGGTGCCGGCGCAGCATCCCGCCGCGCGGGCGGGTCGCATCACGTTGGCGCAGTTACGCGAAGCACCGGCGGTGACGCTCGATCCGGCCCACTGTCTCGGCGAGCAGGTGGCCGGGTTCTGCTCCAGTCAGCAGGTGCAGCCGTCGGTGGTGTGCCGGAGTGCGCAACTGGCGACAGTGCTGGAGCTGGTGGGCACCGGAGTCGGCGTGTCGATCGTGCCCGCGATCGCGGCGGTCCGTCACAACACGCCGCAGTGTGCCTATGTGCCGCTCACCGATCATTCCCTGCAACGCGAGATCGTCGCGGTGTGGCGACGCGGTGCTTCGCGGCCGCTTCATGCACAGACGTTCGTGGAGTGCGTGCGGGACGTGGTGCGCGGATGGTAG
- a CDS encoding molybdopterin-dependent oxidoreductase, whose translation MIHRTTSRYALAAAMPFALAGASVLRANPLVAQQAATATPSVRVTGAVTQSLTLTAADLASMPRASVRTTSNGITTTYEGVWVADVLKKAGAPLGNALRGAALSTYVIAMASDGYQVVFSLGELDPEMANGQYLLADSADGQPLFGETGAFRLVVPTDKRGARSIRMLTSLQVVTVRK comes from the coding sequence ATGATTCATCGTACGACGTCCCGTTATGCGCTGGCTGCGGCGATGCCCTTTGCACTCGCCGGCGCGTCCGTGCTGCGTGCGAACCCACTCGTCGCCCAGCAGGCGGCGACCGCAACGCCGAGCGTCCGGGTCACGGGCGCGGTGACACAGTCGCTGACCCTCACGGCGGCGGACCTGGCGAGCATGCCCCGGGCCTCGGTGCGCACCACCAGCAACGGCATCACCACCACGTACGAAGGCGTGTGGGTGGCCGATGTGCTGAAAAAGGCCGGCGCGCCGCTGGGCAATGCCCTGCGTGGCGCGGCGCTGTCCACCTATGTCATCGCGATGGCGTCGGACGGGTATCAGGTGGTGTTCTCCCTGGGGGAACTCGATCCGGAGATGGCCAATGGACAGTACCTGCTGGCCGACTCGGCCGATGGGCAGCCGCTCTTCGGCGAGACGGGGGCGTTCCGGCTCGTGGTGCCCACGGACAAGCGTGGTGCCCGTTCGATACGCATGCTGACGAGCCTGCAGGTGGTCACCGTCCGGAAGTAG